The following proteins are encoded in a genomic region of Acidimicrobiales bacterium:
- a CDS encoding TraR/DksA C4-type zinc finger protein yields MSPERPGEGGEPTTAGPPGEAVEGPLEDDAAVLREPVTLEPSLLDEAELDRQWADEPSDLAGEEDEEAAVEARTALEPPLEAFDETIEPEELEERLESEAEAAEEVSIHEEEPVLEALLDEGTPLEELPADAVADELELEREGGPAEARAERTWRPPPLLPRVVPTETQGTGGTIDLEVARRRLLAERARLERLRGDLEEGGLRSRSEQEDLSELSAVDQHPADQGTETFDRERDVSLRDQVEGELLEIERALQRVEAGTYGRCEACGRAIGEDRLEAEPATRFCLEDQLAAEREAFAEVPESEA; encoded by the coding sequence CGGCGGGCCCGCCGGGCGAAGCGGTCGAGGGTCCGCTCGAGGACGACGCGGCGGTGCTGCGCGAGCCCGTCACGCTCGAGCCCTCGCTCCTCGACGAGGCGGAGCTCGACCGGCAGTGGGCGGACGAGCCTTCCGACCTCGCGGGCGAGGAGGACGAGGAGGCCGCCGTCGAGGCGAGGACCGCGCTCGAGCCGCCGCTGGAAGCCTTCGACGAGACGATCGAGCCCGAGGAGCTCGAGGAGCGCCTCGAGAGCGAGGCCGAGGCGGCCGAGGAGGTGTCCATCCACGAGGAGGAGCCCGTCCTCGAGGCGCTCCTCGACGAGGGGACGCCGCTCGAGGAGCTGCCCGCGGACGCCGTCGCCGACGAGCTCGAGCTGGAGCGCGAGGGCGGGCCGGCGGAGGCACGCGCCGAACGGACCTGGCGGCCTCCCCCGCTGCTGCCTCGGGTGGTCCCGACGGAGACGCAAGGTACCGGGGGGACGATCGACCTCGAGGTCGCCCGCCGCCGCCTGCTCGCCGAGCGAGCCCGCCTCGAGCGCCTGCGCGGCGACCTCGAGGAGGGGGGGCTGCGCAGCCGGAGCGAGCAGGAGGACCTGTCCGAGCTCTCGGCCGTCGACCAGCACCCGGCGGACCAGGGAACCGAGACCTTCGACCGCGAGCGCGACGTCTCCCTGCGGGACCAGGTCGAGGGCGAGCTCCTCGAGATCGAGCGGGCCCTGCAGCGCGTCGAGGCCGGTACCTACGGCCGCTGCGAGGCGTGCGGGCGCGCCATCGGCGAGGACCGCCTGGAGGCCGAGCCGGCGACGCGCTTCTGCCTCGAGGATCAGCTGGCGGCCGAGCGCGAGGCCTTCGCCGAGGTCCCCGAGTCCGAGGCCTGA